The following are encoded in a window of Ferviditalea candida genomic DNA:
- a CDS encoding NRDE family protein → MCLILFAYRAHPLYKLIVAANRDEFYQRPTAPAHFWRDIPHILAGRDLDKMGTWMGVTQEGRFSALTNYRDPKAITVGKRSRGELVVDALKIKGNLQDYMQDLRKTNDQYPGYNLVAGDLNELYYYSNVGLQLQRIEPGIYGVSNHLLNTEWPKVRTGKEGMTRIIDENHEDIAEKLFHLLSNESFFQDELLPHSGVSLEWERTLSPLFIKSKNYGTRSSTVLLMSDQEIQYTERVFSNGGATDRRFTIKL, encoded by the coding sequence ATGTGTTTAATCCTATTTGCATATCGGGCGCACCCGCTTTATAAACTCATCGTTGCCGCAAACAGAGACGAATTTTATCAAAGGCCAACGGCTCCGGCTCATTTTTGGAGGGACATTCCTCATATTCTGGCCGGCAGGGATCTGGACAAAATGGGGACTTGGATGGGAGTCACGCAAGAGGGACGATTCTCGGCTTTGACAAATTACAGGGATCCCAAAGCCATAACAGTAGGGAAACGTTCGCGTGGTGAATTGGTCGTAGATGCTTTGAAAATCAAAGGGAATTTACAAGATTATATGCAAGACTTAAGGAAAACCAATGATCAGTATCCAGGATATAACTTAGTGGCTGGAGATCTGAATGAACTTTACTATTATTCCAATGTCGGATTGCAGCTGCAGAGGATAGAACCCGGAATATATGGTGTAAGCAATCATCTGTTAAATACCGAATGGCCCAAAGTGCGAACAGGAAAGGAAGGCATGACCAGGATCATTGACGAAAACCATGAGGATATCGCAGAGAAGCTTTTTCATCTTCTTAGCAATGAATCCTTTTTTCAGGATGAGCTTCTTCCCCATTCAGGCGTTTCTTTGGAATGGGAAAGAACGCTCTCGCCGCTGTTTATCAAAAGCAAGAATTATGGGACGAGGAGCTCGACCGTTTTGTTGATGTCGGATCAAGAAATTCAATATACGGAACGGGTATTCTCGAACGGCGGTGCGACGGATCGGCGATTTACGATCAAACTTTGA
- the ahpF gene encoding alkyl hydroperoxide reductase subunit F has translation MVLDSEIKAQLNQYLQLMENDVLLKVSAGSDTVSKDMLALIDEIASMSSKITVENVLLPRTPSFSVNRVGEDTGVTFAGVPLGHEFTSLVLALLQVSGRAPKVDQSVIEQIKGIRGEYHFESYISLSCHNCPDVVQALNLMSILNPGITHTMIDGAVFKAEAESKNVMAVPTVYLNGEVFSSGRMSIEEILARMGSAPDSSELANKVPYDVLVVGGGPAGASAAIYAARKGIRTGIVAERFGGQVLDTLGIENFISVKYTEGPQLAASLEEHVKEYGIDIMKLQRVKRLEKKEFIEIELESGAVLKSKTVIISTGARWRNVGVPGEAEFKNKGVAYCPHCDGPLFAGKHVAVIGGGNSGIEAAIDLAGIVKHVTVLEFMPELKADSVLQKRLYSLPNVTVLKNVQTKEITGTDKVNGISYMERDTEAVQHIELQGVFVQIGLVPNTDWLGDTVERTRFGEIVVDSHGATSLPGVFAAGDCTNSPYKQIIISMGSGANAALGAFDYLIRN, from the coding sequence ATGGTACTGGACTCGGAGATTAAGGCACAATTAAACCAATATCTTCAGCTCATGGAAAACGATGTGCTGCTCAAAGTGAGTGCAGGGTCCGATACCGTATCTAAAGACATGCTGGCTTTAATCGATGAGATAGCCAGCATGTCTTCTAAAATTACGGTAGAAAATGTACTTTTGCCGAGAACACCGAGCTTCAGCGTGAATCGTGTGGGCGAAGATACTGGAGTAACTTTTGCCGGTGTCCCTTTAGGACACGAATTTACTTCCTTGGTGCTGGCTCTACTGCAGGTTAGCGGAAGAGCGCCCAAGGTGGATCAGAGCGTAATTGAGCAAATTAAGGGCATTCGCGGCGAATATCATTTTGAATCTTACATCAGCCTGAGCTGCCACAACTGTCCCGACGTCGTGCAGGCACTGAACCTGATGAGCATCCTCAATCCGGGCATTACGCATACCATGATTGACGGTGCGGTGTTCAAAGCGGAGGCGGAAAGCAAAAACGTCATGGCCGTACCGACTGTTTACCTCAATGGGGAAGTCTTCAGCAGCGGCCGTATGTCCATTGAAGAAATTCTAGCCAGGATGGGCAGTGCCCCGGATTCATCGGAGCTTGCCAATAAAGTTCCGTACGATGTTCTTGTTGTCGGGGGCGGCCCGGCCGGTGCAAGCGCAGCGATCTATGCGGCGCGCAAAGGCATTCGTACGGGCATTGTGGCCGAACGCTTCGGCGGTCAGGTCTTGGACACCTTGGGCATTGAGAACTTTATCAGTGTCAAATATACCGAAGGGCCCCAGCTCGCAGCAAGCCTTGAAGAGCATGTCAAAGAGTATGGCATTGATATCATGAAGCTGCAGCGTGTCAAACGTTTGGAGAAAAAGGAATTCATCGAAATCGAGCTTGAAAGCGGAGCAGTTCTTAAGAGCAAAACCGTCATCATCTCAACCGGCGCTCGTTGGCGCAATGTCGGGGTACCCGGCGAAGCCGAGTTCAAAAACAAAGGTGTCGCCTACTGCCCTCATTGTGACGGACCCTTGTTCGCAGGTAAACACGTAGCGGTTATCGGCGGCGGCAATTCCGGTATTGAAGCGGCAATTGATCTCGCAGGCATTGTGAAGCATGTAACGGTTCTTGAGTTTATGCCGGAGCTGAAAGCCGATTCTGTTCTCCAAAAGCGTCTTTATAGTCTGCCCAATGTCACCGTCCTCAAGAACGTGCAAACCAAAGAAATTACCGGAACCGACAAGGTCAACGGCATTTCCTATATGGAACGGGATACGGAAGCCGTTCAGCATATTGAATTACAGGGTGTATTTGTGCAAATCGGACTAGTGCCGAATACCGATTGGCTAGGCGACACGGTGGAGCGTACCCGCTTTGGCGAAATCGTTGTCGACAGTCATGGCGCTACAAGCCTTCCCGGCGTGTTTGCCGCAGGGGATTGCACCAACAGTCCCTACAAGCAAATCATTATTTCGATGGGATCGGGCGCGAATGCAGCCTTGGGCGCATTCGATTATCTCATCCGAAATTAA
- the ahpC gene encoding alkyl hydroperoxide reductase subunit C, translated as MSLIGKEVQPFKASAYRNGEFVEVSEADFKGKWSVVCFYPADFTFVCPTELEDLQNEYENLKALGAEVYSVSTDTHFTHKAWHDTSAAIGKITYTMIGDPTHTISRNFDVLIEESGLADRGTFIIDPDGVIQAIEINAGGIGRDASTLINKLKAAQYVRKNPKEVCPAKWQEGAATLKPSLELVGKI; from the coding sequence ATGTCTTTAATTGGAAAAGAAGTACAACCGTTCAAAGCATCAGCTTACCGCAATGGAGAGTTTGTTGAGGTCTCGGAAGCAGACTTCAAAGGCAAATGGAGCGTAGTTTGCTTTTATCCGGCAGACTTTACCTTCGTATGCCCGACCGAGCTTGAGGATCTGCAAAACGAATACGAAAACCTGAAGGCACTGGGGGCTGAAGTGTATTCCGTTTCCACGGATACCCACTTTACACATAAAGCATGGCATGATACTTCAGCAGCTATCGGCAAAATTACTTATACGATGATCGGTGACCCTACGCATACGATCTCCCGTAACTTCGATGTGCTGATTGAAGAGAGTGGTCTTGCTGACCGCGGTACGTTCATCATCGATCCGGACGGCGTCATCCAAGCCATTGAAATTAATGCTGGCGGCATCGGCCGTGATGCAAGCACTCTGATCAACAAACTTAAAGCAGCTCAATATGTTCGCAAAAACCCGAAGGAAGTTTGCCCGGCAAAATGGCAGGAAGGCGCTGCAACACTGAAGCCGAGCCTCGAACTCGTAGGAAAGATCTAA
- a CDS encoding AzlD domain-containing protein has product MTLDANILLVIIGSAVVTMIPRILPFIVIRKVTLPAIITKWLSFIPISILTALTVGSFIKQENAWISIDWSVLAAIVPTLIIAVWTKKLSVTVIAGIIIMAVIRLF; this is encoded by the coding sequence ATGACCCTTGACGCAAACATACTTCTTGTCATTATCGGTTCCGCTGTCGTCACGATGATTCCCAGAATCCTGCCATTTATCGTTATTCGCAAAGTAACGCTTCCCGCAATCATCACCAAATGGCTGTCCTTTATCCCGATCAGCATCCTTACGGCGCTGACCGTCGGCAGCTTCATCAAGCAGGAAAACGCCTGGATCTCAATCGATTGGAGTGTTCTTGCAGCGATCGTGCCGACTTTGATTATTGCCGTATGGACGAAAAAGCTATCCGTTACCGTCATCGCGGGAATCATCATCATGGCGGTCATAAGGTTGTTTTGA
- a CDS encoding alkaline phosphatase family protein, translated as MPPSSPAMIGKTDQVNHQYDMKDFWTAVDNGNMPAVSYLKVPMYQDGHAGYSDPLDEQTFIVNTINLLQKNTGMEQHRGNYQL; from the coding sequence CTGCCGCCAAGCTCTCCGGCGATGATCGGTAAAACAGACCAAGTGAATCACCAATATGACATGAAGGATTTCTGGACAGCGGTTGACAATGGAAATATGCCCGCAGTCAGCTATTTGAAAGTGCCTATGTATCAAGACGGACATGCCGGATACTCCGATCCTTTGGATGAGCAGACATTCATCGTGAATACGATCAATCTCCTTCAAAAAAACACCGGAATGGAACAGCACCGCGGTAATTATCAGCTATGA
- a CDS encoding AzlC family ABC transporter permease, whose protein sequence is MEMSTRMEDRELTWYEGIKDALPTFIGYMSIGIAAGIVGASSNFSVLEIGLLSALVYAGAAQFIIFALLVQGTPISVIVFTTFIVNLRHLLMSMTLAPVLTKYSLLKNIGIGALLTDETFGVAVTRMAKKEPINDRWMYGLNLSAYAGWIMASVLGATAGKWISNPKAFGLDFALTAMFVALLVLQLQNLKESRLKLYLTLILYTAILMFILSMFVSISIAVLLSTIIAAAIGAVMDR, encoded by the coding sequence ATGGAAATGTCCACAAGAATGGAAGATAGAGAGCTAACCTGGTATGAAGGCATAAAGGATGCGCTTCCAACATTTATCGGTTACATGAGTATTGGAATTGCTGCAGGTATCGTGGGCGCCTCTTCCAACTTCAGCGTTTTGGAGATCGGATTGCTGTCCGCACTGGTTTATGCGGGCGCCGCCCAGTTCATCATTTTTGCGCTGCTGGTACAGGGAACACCGATTTCCGTAATCGTGTTCACAACGTTTATCGTGAATTTGCGTCACCTGCTGATGAGCATGACGCTTGCTCCCGTGTTAACGAAGTATTCGCTGCTCAAGAACATTGGCATTGGCGCGCTGTTGACGGACGAAACGTTTGGCGTGGCAGTGACCAGAATGGCAAAAAAGGAACCGATCAACGACCGCTGGATGTACGGATTGAATCTGTCCGCCTATGCGGGGTGGATTATGGCCAGCGTTTTAGGCGCGACAGCGGGCAAATGGATATCGAACCCGAAAGCGTTCGGGTTGGATTTTGCTTTAACCGCCATGTTTGTAGCCCTGCTTGTTCTGCAGTTGCAAAATCTTAAAGAGAGCCGGTTGAAGCTTTATCTGACGCTGATTTTGTACACGGCCATACTCATGTTCATTTTGAGCATGTTCGTTTCCATATCGATCGCAGTTCTGTTGTCAACCATAATCGCAGCGGCGATTGGGGCGGTGATGGATAGATGA
- a CDS encoding alkaline phosphatase family protein — MRSISFKKTPEWNSTAVIISYDDSDGWYDHVYAPANGQSVESGKAGYGPRLPLLVYSTYAKQKFVDHTLTDQASILKFVEDNWKLGRIGGESLDAQAGSIENMFDFNKGPVAAKLFLDPATGQPLKMYTVKAGDTVGKIASMYKLDWHELAKINNLANLDLIQVGQKLMLPAGN, encoded by the coding sequence ATACGATCAATCTCCTTCAAAAAAACACCGGAATGGAACAGCACCGCGGTAATTATCAGCTATGATGACTCCGACGGCTGGTACGATCATGTTTATGCGCCGGCAAACGGCCAGTCGGTTGAATCCGGTAAAGCCGGTTACGGTCCGAGATTGCCGTTGTTGGTCTACTCCACTTATGCCAAGCAGAAGTTTGTTGACCACACCTTGACGGATCAAGCCTCCATCCTTAAGTTTGTCGAAGACAACTGGAAATTGGGCCGCATTGGCGGAGAATCTTTGGATGCGCAAGCCGGAAGCATAGAAAATATGTTTGATTTCAACAAAGGCCCTGTTGCAGCAAAACTGTTCCTTGATCCTGCTACCGGTCAACCTTTGAAAATGTATACCGTCAAAGCCGGCGATACGGTCGGAAAAATTGCTTCCATGTACAAATTGGATTGGCATGAGCTGGCTAAAATCAATAATTTGGCGAATCTCGATCTGATTCAGGTTGGTCAAAAGCTGATGCTGCCTGCCGGCAACTAA